The Phyllopteryx taeniolatus isolate TA_2022b chromosome 17, UOR_Ptae_1.2, whole genome shotgun sequence genome window below encodes:
- the ppm1e gene encoding protein phosphatase 1E has product MMAGCAAEEKTFRRFLELFLREMSPPLQDSDPLPCRPLTDLVCEDEVEGECLDLCLQHLYKYNCPCSLAAALARATSDSILQSDLTIHHLIKSVEDGVGPLPQIEAVKLARLIFNRLFETCGAWTKELPYRRRPQPYYETSIHAIKNMRRKMEDRHIIIPDFNTLFNIQDQEEQAFFAVFDGHGGVDAAIYAANHLHVNLARQDSLSQDPGEALRRAFKITDEHFVKKASRENLRCGTTGVVTFLRGRTLHVAWLGDSQVILVRRGEVVELMKPHKPDREDEKQRIEALGGCVIWFGTWRVNGSLSVSRAIGDSEHKPYICGDADHAAFPLDGSEDYLLLACDGFWDTVSPDEAVRVVSDHLQENTGDTAMVAHKLVASARDAGSSDNITVIAVFLRDPRTLPAPASTEEDEDEGATEAEAEEEPVAEAEEEPEEEEEEEAARAERGGEGGSAADNGGKSRGGWPLQQCSAPADLGYEDRTDSFTDRTSLSLVGPALGGRIPFVRGSRFLEKHPLKRRPRRTFTDPLGPQTASLFSRVLRPSRRFAGLRWRHRFAEPLDCAPLYASRRPGVGAPRLPRDAAI; this is encoded by the exons ATGATGGCCGGCTGTGCAGCAGAGGAGAAAACCTTCCGACGGTTCCTGGAGCTCTTTCTCCGGGAGATGAGCCCTCCTCTGCAGGACAGCGACCCGCTGCCCTGTCGCCCCTTGACGGACCTGGTGTGCGAGGACGAGGTGGAGGGGGAATGCCTCGATTTGTGTCTGCAGCACCTCTACAAATA TAACTGCCCGTGCTCGCTGGCGGCGGCCTTGGCCAGGGCAACGTCGGACAGCATCCTACAGAGCGACCTCACCATCCACCACCTCATCAAGAGCGTGGAAGATGGCGTTGGCCCTTTACCAC AGATCGAGGCGGTCAAGTTGGCGCGGCTCATCTTCAACCGGCTCTTCGAGACGTGCGGCGCGTGGACCAAGGAGCTGCCCTACCGCCGCCGCCCGCAGCCCTACTACGAGACGTCCATCCACGCCATCAAGAACATGAGGCGCAAGATGGAGGACAGGCACATCATCATCCCTGACTTCAACACACTCTTCAACATTCAG GATCAGGAAGAACAGGCATTCTTTGCCGTGTTTGACGGACACGGTGGTGTGGATGCCGCCATTTACGCCGCCAACCATCTCCACGTCAACCTGGCGCGCCAGGACTCTCTAAGCCAGGACCCCGGCGAAGCCCTCCGTCGCGCCTTTAAAATCACAGACGAGCACTTTGTCAAGAAAGCGTCACGGGAG AACTTGCGCTGCGGCACGACGGGCGTGGTGACGTTCCTCCGCGGTCGGACGTTGCACGTGGCCTGGCTGGGAGACTCCCAGGTCATTCTGGTCCGCCGGGGGGAAGTGGTGGAGCTGATGAAACCGCATAAACCAGACAGAGAG GACGAGAAGCAAAGGATCGAAGCTCTGGGAGGCTGCGTGATCTGGTTCGGGACCTGGAGGGTTAACGGCAGTCTGTCGGTATCCAGAGCCATAG GCGACTCGGAGCACAAACCCTACATCTGCGGAGACGCCGACCACGCCGCCTTCCCGCTGGACGGCTCGGAGGACTACCTGCTCCTGGCCTGCGACGGCTTCTGGGACACGGTGAGTCCGGACGAGGCGGTCCGCGTGGTGAGCGACCACCTCCAGGAGAACACCGGCGACACCGCCATGGTGGCGCACAAGCTGGTGGCCTCGGCCCGCGACGCCGGCTCCAGCGACAACATCACCGTCATCGCCGTCTTCCTGCGGGACCCGCGCACCCTGCCGGCGCCCGCCAGCACTgaagaggacgaggacgagggcGCGACAGAGGCCGAGGCGGAAGAGGAGCCCGTggcggaggcggaggaggaaccagaagaggaggaagaagaggaggcggCTAGGGCGGAGCGAGGCGGAGAGGGGGGCAGCGCAGCGGACAACGGGGGGAAAAGCCGCGGCGGCTGGCCCCTGCAGCAGTGCTCGGCCCCCGCCGACCTCGGCTACGAAGACCGGACGGACTCCTTCACGGACAGAACCAGCCTCAGCCTAGTGGGGCCCGCGCTGGGGGGCCGCATCCCTTTCGTCCGGGGCTCGCGCTTCTTGGAGAAACACCCGCTGAAGCGCAGGCCCCGCCGCACTTTCACAGACCCACTGGGGCCCCAGACCGCCTCACTGTTCAGCCGGGTCCTCAGGCCAAGTCGCAGGTTCGCCGGCCTCAGGTGGCGCCATCGATTCGCCGAGCCGCTAGATTGCGCACCCCTCTACGCCAGCCGGAGACCTGGCGTGGGCGCGCCCCGACTGCCCCGCGACGCCGCCATCTAA